A single window of Desulfovibrio sp. G11 DNA harbors:
- a CDS encoding glycine zipper domain-containing protein, with amino-acid sequence MKKALIIGLLAVMFTSGVGCTNMSKTQQGVASGAALGALGGAGIAAISGGAAGWGALAGAGIGALAGGIVGHEQSKGNSW; translated from the coding sequence ATGAAGAAAGCTTTGATTATAGGCCTGTTGGCCGTCATGTTTACCAGTGGCGTGGGCTGCACCAACATGAGCAAGACCCAGCAGGGTGTTGCCAGCGGCGCCGCACTTGGCGCGCTTGGCGGTGCGGGCATAGCTGCCATTTCCGGCGGTGCTGCCGGATGGGGCGCTCTTGCTGGCGCTGGTATCGGCGCTTTGGCCGGCGGTATTGTCGGCCACGAACAGAGCAAGGGAAACAGCTGGTAG
- the argH gene encoding argininosuccinate lyase: MKTNQSWGGRFAEGPKEAVAQYTDSQSYDRALYAQDIRASQAHARMLGRQGVITPEEAQLLVEGLDRVREEIRSDSFIWKPELEDVHMNIEARLTEIMGNVGKKLHTGRSRNDQVGLSFRLFVADRLETWRQRAAALCAILVQRATEHAGDILPGCTHLQPAQPVSLAHHLLAYAWMFRRDAMRLGDCLDRVRISPLGAAALAGTTYPLDPQSVAKDVGFDGIYGNSMDAVSDRDFVLEALFGGSTIMMHLSRLCEEIILWANPAFGFVRLPDSYSTGSSIMPQKKNPDVAELMRGKTGRVYGSLMGMLTIMKGLPLAYNRDMQEDKEGFLDADRTVEASLRLMAGMMEEIAFRTDRMREACKAGFLNATELADYLVGKGIPFREAHHVTGQCVAAAEKQGKGLEDLTLPEMQALEPRIGEDVYAILDYAAAVQRRETPGGTGPQSVAAQVAQLRTWLAGMDGMVQ; encoded by the coding sequence ATGAAGACCAACCAGAGCTGGGGTGGGCGTTTTGCCGAAGGCCCCAAGGAAGCCGTGGCCCAGTACACAGACTCCCAGTCTTACGACAGGGCACTTTACGCCCAGGACATCCGTGCCTCGCAGGCACATGCCCGCATGCTGGGCCGTCAGGGCGTCATCACGCCCGAAGAGGCCCAACTGCTGGTTGAAGGGCTTGACCGGGTGCGTGAAGAAATCCGCTCCGACAGCTTCATCTGGAAGCCGGAACTGGAAGACGTGCATATGAATATTGAGGCACGCCTGACAGAAATTATGGGCAATGTGGGCAAAAAACTGCATACGGGCCGCAGCCGCAATGATCAGGTAGGCTTGAGCTTTCGCCTTTTTGTGGCAGACAGGCTGGAAACGTGGCGGCAGCGCGCCGCTGCCCTGTGCGCCATTCTGGTGCAGCGTGCCACTGAGCATGCCGGTGATATCCTGCCCGGCTGCACACACCTGCAGCCCGCGCAGCCCGTGAGTCTGGCTCACCACCTGCTGGCCTACGCCTGGATGTTCCGGCGCGACGCCATGCGCCTTGGAGACTGCCTGGACCGGGTGCGTATCTCCCCTCTGGGTGCAGCTGCCCTGGCCGGTACAACATATCCGCTTGATCCGCAAAGTGTGGCCAAGGACGTAGGCTTTGACGGAATTTACGGCAACTCGATGGATGCCGTGTCCGACAGAGATTTTGTGCTTGAAGCCCTGTTTGGCGGCTCCACCATCATGATGCATCTCTCGCGTCTGTGCGAGGAAATCATCCTGTGGGCCAACCCCGCCTTCGGCTTTGTCCGCCTGCCTGACAGCTATTCCACCGGCTCATCAATCATGCCGCAAAAGAAAAATCCCGACGTGGCCGAACTTATGCGCGGCAAAACAGGGCGCGTCTACGGCTCGCTCATGGGCATGCTCACAATCATGAAAGGCCTGCCCCTCGCCTATAATCGCGACATGCAGGAAGACAAGGAAGGCTTTCTTGACGCCGACAGAACGGTGGAGGCATCTCTGCGGCTCATGGCCGGCATGATGGAAGAAATCGCCTTTCGCACGGACCGCATGCGTGAAGCCTGCAAGGCCGGTTTTCTCAACGCCACGGAACTGGCCGACTACCTTGTGGGCAAAGGGATTCCCTTCCGCGAGGCGCACCATGTTACCGGGCAGTGTGTCGCCGCGGCAGAAAAGCAGGGCAAAGGGCTTGAAGACCTTACTCTGCCTGAAATGCAGGCCCTTGAACCTCGCATCGGGGAAGACGTATACGCCATACTGGACTACGCGGCCGCTGTGCAGCGGCGCGAAACCCCCGGCGGCACCGGGCCGCAATCCGTAGCCGCGCAGGTGGCCCAGCTCAGGACATGGCTTGCCGGTATGGACGGCATGGTCCAGTAA
- the carA gene encoding glutamine-hydrolyzing carbamoyl-phosphate synthase small subunit, which translates to MKALLVLEDGFTLEGKSFTGDFETGGEVIFTTGMTGYQEILTDPSYYGQMVCMTYPLIGNYGTCREDMESAGVHCAALLVKECCKKPSNWRSTMSLPEFMKRYEKPGVEGLDTRALTRHLRMNGAMRGIISTRETDPAVLQERARALPAMKGHNLVPFVAPEKPYAWYDNAVQEVTVAEDGSYAWRGTGLPLLVYDFGIKWNILRRLCEAGFEPLAVPPGFSPARAKASGAKGVFLSNGPGDPATLTSEIALVRELIHMLPVTGICLGHQLIGHALGARTEKLKFGHHGCNHPVKDLTTGRIEISSQNHGFHVVLDDVDDVEATHVNLNDQTLEGLCHKTLPVMSLQYHPEAAAGPHDGEYLFNRFRKIIGESAGA; encoded by the coding sequence ATGAAAGCATTGCTGGTGCTGGAAGACGGGTTCACGCTGGAAGGCAAGTCCTTTACCGGCGATTTTGAAACCGGCGGTGAAGTCATCTTCACCACAGGGATGACCGGATATCAGGAAATTCTTACGGATCCTTCCTATTACGGGCAAATGGTCTGCATGACCTACCCTCTTATAGGCAACTACGGCACTTGCCGTGAAGACATGGAATCCGCCGGAGTGCATTGTGCGGCCCTGCTGGTCAAGGAATGTTGCAAGAAACCCTCCAACTGGCGTTCCACAATGTCTCTGCCGGAATTCATGAAGCGTTATGAAAAACCCGGTGTGGAAGGGCTTGATACCCGCGCGCTGACCCGGCATCTGCGCATGAACGGCGCCATGAGAGGCATCATTTCTACACGGGAAACAGACCCTGCCGTTCTTCAGGAGCGTGCGCGTGCCCTGCCTGCCATGAAAGGGCACAATCTTGTTCCTTTTGTGGCGCCAGAAAAGCCGTACGCCTGGTATGACAATGCCGTGCAGGAAGTCACCGTGGCTGAAGACGGCAGCTATGCGTGGCGCGGAACCGGTTTGCCCTTGCTGGTTTATGATTTCGGGATAAAGTGGAACATCTTGCGCCGTCTTTGCGAAGCAGGTTTTGAGCCACTGGCCGTGCCACCGGGCTTCAGCCCTGCCAGGGCAAAAGCCAGCGGAGCCAAGGGCGTTTTCTTGTCCAACGGCCCTGGCGATCCGGCGACACTCACCAGCGAAATCGCTCTGGTGCGCGAACTCATACATATGCTGCCGGTTACGGGCATTTGCCTGGGGCATCAGCTCATCGGGCATGCCCTCGGCGCCCGAACGGAGAAGCTCAAGTTCGGGCATCACGGCTGCAATCATCCGGTCAAGGACCTGACCACAGGGCGCATTGAAATATCATCACAAAACCACGGATTTCATGTGGTTCTTGATGATGTGGACGATGTGGAGGCCACGCATGTCAACCTGAATGACCAGACCCTTGAGGGGCTGTGCCATAAAACACTGCCTGTCATGAGCCTGCAATATCATCCGGAGGCCGCTGCCGGACCTCATGATGGCGAGTACCTCTTCAACCGTTTCAGAAAAATCATTGGCGAGAGCGCCGGAGCCTGA
- a CDS encoding argininosuccinate synthase: MQDIKKVVLAYSGGLDTSVILKWLIETYKCEVIAVTADLGQPEDLSGVEEKALKTGASKAYVVDLREEMAKDFVFPMMRGAAIYEGRYLLGTSIARPLIAKALVDIARKEGADAIAHGATGKGNDQVRFEFAASALAPDIKVIAPWREWELMSRTALTAFAEKHGIPISSSAKRYSMDANMLHTSFEGSELENPGNEPHESCHERCVPVEQAPDTPEIVTVDFEQGNPVAVNSKALSPAAVITTLAEIAGRNGIGRDDMVENRFVGMKCRGVYENPAGTLLYKLHRDLEGICLDRELLGIRDMLAVRYSQCVYNGFWYSPEREAMQAFMDKAQESVTGTVRAKLYKGGVWPLSRTSPNSLFSEDLATFEGGDYDHKDAAGFICLNSLRLRLHAAVADKLKK; the protein is encoded by the coding sequence ATGCAAGACATAAAAAAAGTTGTTCTCGCCTACTCCGGCGGGCTTGATACATCGGTTATCCTGAAATGGCTTATTGAGACCTACAAATGCGAGGTCATTGCCGTCACCGCCGATCTGGGCCAGCCTGAAGATCTCTCCGGCGTGGAAGAAAAGGCACTTAAAACCGGCGCTTCCAAAGCCTATGTGGTTGACCTGCGCGAAGAGATGGCCAAAGATTTTGTCTTTCCCATGATGCGTGGCGCAGCCATCTACGAAGGCCGCTACCTGCTCGGCACTTCCATTGCCCGGCCCCTCATTGCCAAGGCTCTGGTGGACATCGCCCGCAAGGAAGGTGCCGACGCCATAGCTCACGGTGCGACCGGCAAGGGCAACGATCAGGTCCGCTTTGAATTCGCTGCCAGCGCCCTGGCTCCGGATATCAAGGTCATCGCCCCCTGGCGTGAATGGGAGCTTATGTCCCGTACAGCCCTTACCGCTTTTGCTGAAAAGCACGGCATTCCCATTTCCAGCTCAGCCAAGCGTTACAGCATGGATGCCAACATGCTGCATACCAGTTTTGAAGGCAGCGAACTGGAAAATCCGGGCAATGAACCGCACGAATCTTGCCATGAGCGCTGTGTGCCGGTGGAACAAGCCCCGGACACGCCTGAAATTGTCACTGTGGACTTTGAGCAAGGCAACCCCGTGGCTGTAAACAGCAAGGCTCTTTCCCCCGCCGCAGTCATAACTACCCTGGCAGAAATCGCCGGACGCAACGGTATTGGCCGCGACGATATGGTAGAAAACCGTTTTGTGGGCATGAAGTGCCGCGGGGTATACGAAAACCCCGCAGGAACCCTGCTCTACAAGCTGCACCGCGACCTTGAGGGCATCTGCCTGGACCGCGAACTGCTCGGCATACGTGACATGCTGGCCGTGCGTTACTCCCAGTGCGTGTACAATGGGTTCTGGTATTCGCCCGAGCGCGAAGCCATGCAGGCCTTTATGGACAAGGCGCAGGAAAGCGTTACCGGCACGGTACGCGCCAAGCTGTACAAGGGCGGCGTATGGCCCCTGTCGCGCACGTCTCCCAACTCCCTCTTCTCTGAAGACCTGGCGACATTTGAAGGTGGCGACTACGACCACAAGGACGCGGCGGGCTTCATATGCCTTAACAGCCTGCGCCTGCGCCTGCATGCGGCCGTCGCCGACAAGTTGAAAAAATAA
- the carB gene encoding carbamoyl-phosphate synthase large subunit, which produces MPKRTDLHKILVIGAGPIIIGQGCEFDYSGSQAVKALKEEGYEVVLVNSNPATIMTDPQLADATYVEPIEHDTLAAVIRKERPDALLPTLGGQTALNAALGLAKSGVLAEYGVELIGAQAEVIEKAESRELFREAMEKIGLKMPASGIARTIDEVRQLGNVLPFPLIVRPAFTLGGTGGGVAYNLADLEEVAGNGLAASPTSEVMIEQSVLGWKEIEMEVMRDVNDNCVIICSIENLDPMGVHTGDSITVAPVQTLSDAEYQQIRDASIAIMREIGVETGGSNVQFGVNPANGEIVVIEMNPRVSRSSALASKATGFPIAKIAAKLAVGYTLDELRNDITRETVASFEPAIDYCVVKIPRFTFEKFPGAKDELTTAMKSVGEAMSIGRTFKEAMQKGLRSMEIGATGLGFNFNAELPDREAILESLQRPNSRRIFALRQALLAGITEEEIFAVSAIDPWFVRQLQDIVSMEQRIRNFGLANDMTAGNEDLTVILREAKEYGFSDRQLAEMWKRPETDIRRLRKEMNILPTYYLVDTCAGEFEAYTPYFYSTYEKGDEINLEDRRKVLILGGGPNRIGQGIEFDYCCCHASFALRDAGVMAIMANSNPETVSTDYDTSDRLYFEPLTFEDVMNIVETEKPEGVIVQFGGQTPLNLAVPLMRAGVPILGTSPDAIDRAEDRERFQALIQKLGLLQPPNGTAMSLEDALAVAERIAYPVVVRPSYVLGGRAMAVAYDVSELTAYFHAQVPEKPKHPILIDKFLEHAVEVDVDAISDGKDVYVAGIMEHIEEAGIHSGDSACVLPSYSLSYDHVALIASQTEALARELKVIGLMNIQFAIKGDDIYILEVNPRASRTAPFVSKATGVPLPYLATQVMLGKSLDELDPWSMRKGGFICVKEAVMPFQRFPGVDVILGPEMHSTGEVMGMGSSFGEAFLKSQLGAGQVPPQGGKLFLSVNDRDKPFLPEVAEMFARLGFELLATKGTAAILREHGLKVEEVRKVYEGRPNIVDLLINHEVALVVNTASGKHTARDSKAIRQAALNYKVPYCTTIAAARATATAIGSRRDEIHVESLQEYYARDARG; this is translated from the coding sequence ATGCCCAAGCGTACGGATTTACACAAAATTCTTGTCATTGGCGCGGGACCAATCATCATAGGCCAGGGCTGCGAGTTTGACTACTCCGGCTCACAGGCCGTCAAGGCCCTCAAAGAAGAGGGCTACGAAGTGGTGCTGGTCAACTCCAATCCCGCCACGATTATGACCGACCCGCAACTGGCGGACGCCACGTATGTGGAGCCGATCGAGCACGATACCTTGGCCGCCGTCATCCGGAAAGAACGCCCCGACGCACTTTTGCCTACTCTTGGCGGGCAGACGGCATTGAACGCCGCTCTTGGACTTGCCAAGAGCGGCGTTTTAGCGGAATACGGCGTTGAGCTTATCGGTGCGCAGGCCGAAGTCATCGAAAAGGCTGAAAGCCGTGAGCTTTTTCGCGAGGCCATGGAAAAAATCGGCCTCAAAATGCCCGCCAGCGGCATTGCCCGTACCATAGATGAAGTGCGCCAGCTGGGCAATGTGCTGCCCTTTCCGCTTATTGTCCGCCCGGCTTTTACCCTGGGCGGCACAGGCGGCGGTGTGGCCTACAACCTCGCCGATCTTGAAGAGGTCGCGGGTAACGGCCTTGCCGCCAGCCCCACGTCAGAAGTGATGATTGAGCAGAGTGTACTTGGCTGGAAAGAGATAGAAATGGAAGTGATGCGCGATGTCAATGACAACTGCGTCATCATCTGCTCCATTGAAAATCTTGATCCCATGGGGGTTCACACGGGTGACTCCATTACCGTAGCCCCGGTACAGACCCTTTCTGATGCGGAGTACCAGCAGATCCGCGATGCCTCCATCGCCATCATGCGCGAAATCGGTGTGGAAACCGGCGGCAGCAACGTACAGTTCGGCGTTAATCCGGCCAATGGCGAAATTGTGGTTATCGAGATGAACCCGCGCGTATCGCGGTCATCGGCGCTGGCCTCCAAGGCCACCGGGTTTCCCATTGCCAAGATTGCGGCCAAACTGGCCGTGGGCTACACACTGGATGAACTGCGCAACGACATCACCCGTGAAACCGTGGCAAGCTTTGAGCCGGCCATTGACTACTGCGTGGTGAAAATTCCGCGATTCACCTTTGAAAAATTCCCCGGCGCAAAAGATGAACTGACCACAGCCATGAAGAGCGTGGGCGAAGCCATGAGCATAGGCCGTACCTTCAAGGAAGCCATGCAAAAAGGGTTGCGGTCAATGGAAATAGGCGCTACAGGCCTTGGCTTCAATTTCAATGCCGAGCTTCCTGATCGCGAAGCAATTCTTGAATCATTGCAGCGACCCAACTCCCGCCGTATTTTTGCACTGCGTCAGGCCTTGCTCGCGGGCATCACGGAAGAAGAAATTTTTGCCGTGTCCGCCATTGATCCCTGGTTTGTGCGCCAGTTGCAGGACATTGTCAGCATGGAACAGCGTATCCGCAACTTTGGCCTTGCCAATGACATGACTGCCGGAAATGAAGACCTGACTGTCATCTTGCGCGAAGCCAAGGAATACGGCTTCTCCGACAGGCAGCTTGCCGAGATGTGGAAACGTCCGGAGACGGATATCCGCCGCCTGCGCAAGGAGATGAACATCCTGCCGACGTACTATCTGGTTGATACCTGCGCCGGAGAGTTTGAAGCCTATACTCCCTATTTCTATTCGACCTACGAAAAAGGCGACGAAATTAACCTGGAGGACCGCCGTAAGGTGCTCATCCTTGGCGGCGGCCCCAACCGTATCGGTCAGGGCATCGAATTCGACTACTGCTGCTGCCACGCTTCCTTTGCCTTGCGCGACGCCGGGGTAATGGCCATAATGGCCAACTCCAACCCCGAAACCGTTTCTACAGACTATGACACTTCGGACCGGCTTTACTTTGAACCGCTGACCTTTGAAGATGTCATGAACATTGTGGAAACAGAAAAGCCCGAAGGCGTTATCGTGCAGTTCGGCGGCCAGACTCCGCTGAATCTGGCCGTGCCTCTTATGCGAGCCGGAGTTCCCATTCTCGGCACCAGCCCGGACGCCATTGACCGGGCAGAAGACCGTGAACGCTTTCAGGCGCTGATTCAGAAACTTGGCCTGCTACAGCCGCCCAACGGCACAGCCATGAGCCTTGAAGATGCTCTTGCCGTGGCCGAGCGCATTGCTTACCCCGTTGTGGTGCGCCCGAGCTATGTGCTTGGCGGACGGGCCATGGCCGTGGCCTACGACGTTTCGGAACTGACCGCCTATTTTCACGCCCAGGTGCCGGAAAAGCCCAAACATCCCATCTTGATCGACAAGTTTCTTGAACATGCCGTAGAAGTGGACGTGGACGCCATTTCTGACGGCAAGGACGTTTATGTTGCGGGCATTATGGAACATATTGAAGAAGCTGGCATCCATTCAGGCGACTCGGCCTGTGTGCTGCCTTCCTATTCGCTGTCTTATGATCATGTAGCCCTCATCGCCTCGCAGACAGAAGCGCTTGCCCGTGAACTCAAGGTCATTGGCCTGATGAATATACAGTTCGCCATCAAGGGTGATGATATTTATATTCTTGAGGTCAATCCCCGTGCCTCGCGCACTGCTCCTTTTGTATCCAAGGCCACAGGCGTGCCCCTGCCATATCTCGCTACCCAGGTCATGCTTGGCAAAAGCCTGGATGAACTGGACCCCTGGAGCATGCGCAAGGGCGGCTTTATCTGCGTAAAAGAAGCTGTCATGCCTTTCCAGCGTTTTCCTGGTGTAGACGTGATTCTTGGCCCGGAGATGCATTCCACGGGTGAAGTCATGGGCATGGGGTCCAGTTTTGGTGAGGCTTTTCTTAAAAGCCAGCTTGGAGCGGGGCAGGTGCCCCCACAGGGCGGCAAGCTTTTTCTTTCAGTCAATGACCGCGACAAGCCCTTCCTGCCGGAAGTGGCCGAAATGTTCGCCAGGTTGGGCTTTGAGCTTTTGGCTACCAAAGGTACGGCAGCTATCCTGCGCGAACACGGCCTGAAAGTAGAAGAAGTGCGTAAAGTTTATGAAGGGCGGCCCAATATTGTGGACCTGCTTATCAACCACGAGGTCGCCCTGGTTGTGAATACCGCCTCCGGCAAACATACCGCCAGGGATTCCAAGGCAATCCGCCAGGCGGCGCTGAACTACAAGGTACCTTACTGCACCACTATTGCAGCGGCACGCGCCACGGCTACGGCCATAGGGTCGCGCCGGGACGAGATTCATGTGGAAAGTTTGCAGGAATACTACGCGCGGGATGCGCGGGGGTAA
- a CDS encoding HD-GYP domain-containing protein, whose translation MAEQARKAREIPQNINEEYYQISSEILSSFPKYRPPVDLFSFREDIMVLAPYCKKETRLTNEQVEELAALCAEGNLFVSRSDHHIYSRHIVKQLDLVLQDKNLKEAEIADICIRALFIRYTEFLSQPVKPLLEPLYRDVMVITEYLWADKHRINTFMRRLFRKHQLARHSINSMSVGLWLWLQVSGEYRRKDLDRAALAFLLHDVGMSKVPAFLLSKPGPLKAEEREKLLPHPLVGVKLMHKMEMSFEELVRACYEHHERMDGSGYPQRLKGNQISRVGRITAIADSFSAMICDRPYSERKDPLEAAKELAGDPRYDSELSNMLLTGFASGNIGGMTDMDRIVDEPL comes from the coding sequence ATGGCCGAGCAAGCACGGAAAGCACGAGAGATTCCCCAGAACATCAATGAGGAATATTATCAGATAAGCAGCGAGATACTTTCAAGCTTTCCCAAGTACCGGCCTCCTGTGGATCTTTTCAGCTTTCGTGAAGACATCATGGTGCTCGCTCCTTATTGCAAAAAAGAGACGCGCCTGACAAACGAGCAAGTTGAAGAGCTGGCGGCGCTGTGCGCCGAGGGCAATCTTTTTGTGTCGCGCTCTGACCACCACATCTATTCGCGCCACATTGTCAAACAGCTCGACCTTGTTTTACAGGATAAAAATCTCAAGGAAGCTGAGATTGCGGATATCTGCATCCGCGCGCTCTTTATCCGCTACACAGAGTTTCTCAGCCAGCCCGTCAAACCCCTGCTGGAACCGCTGTACCGTGACGTTATGGTGATCACGGAATACCTCTGGGCAGACAAGCACCGCATCAACACTTTCATGCGCCGCCTGTTCCGCAAACACCAGTTGGCCCGGCACTCCATCAACAGCATGAGCGTGGGCCTCTGGCTGTGGCTGCAGGTAAGCGGAGAATACCGCCGCAAGGATCTTGACCGTGCTGCCTTGGCCTTTTTGCTGCATGATGTGGGCATGAGCAAGGTTCCCGCCTTTCTGCTCAGCAAACCAGGCCCGCTCAAGGCCGAGGAAAGGGAAAAGCTGCTGCCCCACCCTCTTGTGGGCGTCAAGCTTATGCACAAGATGGAAATGAGCTTTGAAGAGCTTGTGCGGGCCTGCTACGAACACCATGAACGCATGGACGGCTCAGGTTATCCCCAACGCCTCAAGGGAAACCAGATAAGCCGGGTGGGACGGATTACCGCCATCGCCGATTCCTTTTCGGCCATGATCTGCGACAGGCCCTACAGCGAACGCAAGGATCCTCTTGAAGCTGCAAAAGAGCTGGCGGGCGACCCCCGGTATGACAGCGAACTGAGCAACATGTTACTTACGGGCTTTGCGTCCGGCAACATCGGGGGCATGACGGATATGGACAGGATTGTGGACGAACCGCTGTAG
- a CDS encoding transposase translates to MSGRKNAFYSLEFKLEAARRYLEGGISYRELSNELGIKSKTQL, encoded by the coding sequence ATGTCTGGTAGAAAGAATGCGTTCTATAGCTTGGAGTTCAAACTGGAAGCCGCTCGACGATACCTTGAGGGCGGCATCAGCTACCGCGAATTAAGCAACGAGTTGGGAATCAAGAGTAAAACGCAGTTGTAA